From the genome of Desulfovibrio porci, one region includes:
- a CDS encoding HD domain-containing phosphohydrolase, whose translation MELQEMNAQAAARQYRMKKTVVASVGLLFFVLVAAVAFVLCNFQLKYSTQEILNKQRDIQQAWVDRSLESARVWRNKLVEQARFISAAEMFRLFAADVRGLGPEEQERLAASEATQSDDEALRSLAEQLSYMRDILQDFVRRRGWTAARVVAPDGALLVAPSGSGPLSPAQTALVGRAGADRGLAFGPVRALNGNLVMDMVDPLYEVLGEGDPKPVAFLLLTVPVEKAMADFLARNPDQHEDFQPRILDRTSSGMEVVLLRDGKPVLAPAAFQPGTDMSLPFMRRSALTGGGEVYSLGGTLTDLNWCLVLEVPASLVDAQLEGQATQIYGLGVLGSLGVALLLAFIWASMVSRSHRATARHFQHLYTVIRQQKLMLDSINASLQAGLLLVDGHGRVQVCNPAFCQMAARHEEEMLNAVLSDILPEKAASDLMRGMEVVSRSGRMDSIEIPLDQPDGARLYRVTLFPFEDHQGDGGRTQGGCVGIFQDITEFRRRAEAARERQASIIVALVRAIESVDVNLIGHSQKMERVSELLAASMDLPDQDKETLRLAARLSQVGKIFVPHHLLSKKGKLTPEEQREVQRAPEYAFKVLHDLQFSLPVPEAVYQMGERLDGTGQPRQLKGGEIVANARILAVVNAFCSMVSTRSYRAGMSPEEAVRLLSQDPGFDPAVVSALARLPEDAVRRAVDAPAEDADGEGEIAGTEQGEASGGADGAARQ comes from the coding sequence ATGGAATTGCAGGAAATGAACGCACAGGCCGCAGCCAGACAATACCGCATGAAAAAAACCGTTGTGGCGAGCGTGGGACTGTTGTTTTTTGTATTGGTGGCCGCAGTGGCTTTTGTGCTTTGTAATTTCCAGCTCAAATACAGCACGCAGGAGATTCTGAACAAGCAGCGTGATATCCAGCAGGCCTGGGTGGACAGATCTCTGGAATCGGCCCGCGTCTGGCGCAATAAACTGGTGGAGCAGGCGCGTTTTATCAGCGCGGCGGAAATGTTCCGTCTCTTTGCCGCCGATGTGCGCGGCCTAGGGCCTGAGGAACAGGAACGGCTTGCCGCGTCCGAGGCGACCCAGAGCGATGACGAAGCCCTGCGCTCTCTGGCTGAGCAGCTCTCCTATATGCGTGATATTCTCCAGGATTTTGTGCGCCGCAGAGGCTGGACGGCCGCCCGCGTCGTGGCTCCGGACGGCGCTTTACTGGTGGCTCCGTCCGGGAGCGGGCCGCTCAGCCCGGCCCAGACCGCCCTGGTGGGCCGGGCCGGTGCGGACAGGGGGCTTGCCTTCGGACCGGTGCGCGCTTTGAACGGCAATCTGGTTATGGACATGGTTGATCCGCTCTATGAGGTTCTAGGCGAGGGCGATCCCAAACCTGTGGCTTTTCTATTGCTCACTGTGCCCGTGGAAAAAGCCATGGCCGATTTTCTGGCCCGCAACCCGGACCAGCATGAGGATTTTCAGCCGCGCATTCTGGATCGTACCTCCTCGGGTATGGAAGTGGTGCTTTTGCGTGACGGCAAGCCAGTTCTCGCGCCGGCCGCCTTTCAGCCGGGTACGGATATGAGCCTTCCCTTCATGCGCCGCAGCGCCCTGACCGGTGGTGGGGAAGTCTACTCTCTGGGCGGCACGCTTACGGATCTGAACTGGTGCCTCGTGCTGGAAGTGCCGGCCTCGCTGGTGGATGCCCAACTGGAAGGACAGGCCACCCAGATCTACGGCCTGGGCGTGTTGGGCAGCTTGGGCGTCGCCCTGCTGCTGGCGTTTATCTGGGCCAGCATGGTCAGCCGCTCGCACCGGGCCACGGCCCGCCATTTTCAGCATTTGTACACAGTGATCCGCCAGCAGAAGCTGATGCTGGACAGCATCAACGCTTCCCTGCAGGCCGGTTTGCTGCTGGTGGACGGCCATGGCCGCGTGCAGGTCTGCAATCCGGCTTTCTGCCAGATGGCGGCCAGACATGAAGAAGAAATGCTCAATGCCGTCCTCTCCGACATACTGCCGGAAAAGGCCGCTTCGGATCTGATGCGGGGCATGGAAGTGGTGAGCCGCAGCGGCCGTATGGACAGTATCGAAATTCCCCTGGATCAGCCTGACGGAGCGCGTCTTTACCGCGTGACGCTTTTCCCCTTTGAGGATCATCAGGGAGACGGCGGGCGCACGCAGGGCGGCTGTGTGGGAATTTTCCAGGATATTACGGAGTTCCGTCGCCGGGCCGAGGCCGCCCGTGAGCGCCAGGCCAGCATTATCGTTGCTCTGGTGCGGGCCATTGAAAGTGTGGACGTCAATTTGATCGGTCATTCGCAGAAGATGGAACGGGTTTCGGAACTGCTGGCCGCCAGTATGGATCTGCCGGATCAGGACAAGGAAACCCTGCGTCTGGCCGCGCGGCTTTCGCAGGTGGGCAAGATTTTTGTGCCTCATCATCTTCTGAGCAAGAAGGGCAAGCTCACGCCTGAGGAACAGCGGGAGGTCCAGCGCGCGCCGGAATACGCCTTCAAGGTGCTGCACGATCTTCAGTTCAGCCTGCCGGTGCCCGAGGCTGTCTACCAGATGGGCGAGCGCCTGGACGGCACGGGGCAGCCCCGGCAGCTCAAGGGCGGCGAAATTGTCGCCAACGCCCGTATTCTGGCTGTGGTCAACGCTTTCTGCTCCATGGTCAGCACGCGTTCCTACCGGGCTGGCATGAGCCCGGAAGAAGCGGTGCGTCTGCTCTCCCAGGATCCCGGTTTTGATCCCGCCGTGGTGTCCGCACTGGCCCGGTTGCCCGAAGACGCCGTGCGGCGGGCCGTTGACGCCCCGGCCGAGGACGCCGACGGGGAAGGAGAGATTGCCGGGACGGAACAGGGCGAGGCGTCCGGCGGCGCTGACGGCGCTGCGCGGCAGTGA
- a CDS encoding transglutaminase-like cysteine peptidase: MPPFLQHGGPWQRRLRGGVFALAVAVVCLLPVVGCFGFAADITPGAVPGGESGVSERPRVLERVDESAFSAAPVSTPEDAAPALSASDAATPDASGPSDPEGAAAARVGRPVSADTIGPSPAVLPDKDDLPSAEASASPTAAVAVPKIKLFGTVEFKRPLSSLPAWLDLLKRNQADPIFIPEKHFNKKVTWAQFKEKAKGKNPMNLLRYVNSFWNTWPYREDIENWGQADYWEIPAEFLKKSGDCEDYSIIKYFTLKELGIPPETMRIVVVRDTIRNMAHAVLVVYMNNDAYVLDSLSNVVLSHTRFGHYSPQYSVNEFGRWAHLKGRKLK, from the coding sequence ATGCCCCCATTTTTACAGCATGGCGGACCGTGGCAACGGCGGCTGCGCGGCGGCGTTTTCGCGCTGGCCGTGGCGGTGGTCTGCCTGTTGCCGGTTGTCGGTTGCTTTGGCTTTGCCGCCGACATCACGCCCGGAGCCGTTCCGGGAGGCGAAAGCGGGGTTTCCGAGCGCCCCCGTGTGCTGGAGCGGGTGGACGAATCAGCGTTCAGCGCCGCGCCGGTTTCGACGCCCGAGGATGCGGCCCCGGCGCTTTCCGCTTCAGACGCCGCGACGCCGGACGCTTCCGGTCCTTCCGACCCTGAAGGCGCGGCCGCCGCGCGCGTGGGGCGGCCTGTTTCCGCCGATACGATAGGGCCGTCGCCCGCCGTCCTGCCGGACAAGGACGATCTCCCTTCCGCGGAAGCGTCGGCATCTCCGACCGCCGCTGTTGCCGTGCCGAAAATCAAACTCTTCGGTACGGTGGAGTTCAAGCGTCCGCTTTCTTCGCTGCCCGCCTGGCTGGACCTGCTCAAGCGCAATCAGGCAGATCCCATTTTCATACCGGAAAAGCACTTCAACAAAAAGGTGACCTGGGCGCAGTTCAAGGAAAAAGCCAAGGGCAAAAATCCCATGAACCTTCTGCGCTATGTCAATTCTTTCTGGAACACCTGGCCTTATCGCGAGGATATCGAAAACTGGGGCCAGGCGGATTATTGGGAAATCCCCGCGGAATTTTTGAAAAAATCCGGCGATTGCGAAGATTATTCCATTATCAAGTATTTTACGCTTAAGGAATTGGGCATTCCGCCCGAAACTATGCGTATCGTGGTGGTTCGCGATACGATCCGCAACATGGCCCATGCCGTACTGGTGGTGTACATGAACAACGATGCTTATGTGCTTGACAGCCTGAGCAACGTTGTTTTGTCCCATACGCGCTTCGGCCACTACAGCCCCCAGTATTCGGTCAATGAATTCGGGCGCTGGGCACATCTCAAAGGCCGCAAGCTGAAATAA
- a CDS encoding site-specific integrase — protein MASPKYRITPYSLRHVMLTEALEYEADVKAVAEVMGHANPTMLPRVFGTRGSACAKRRSMPRRDRGSSRNRQYFGRGGGR, from the coding sequence ATGGCATCACCCAAATACAGGATTACGCCCTACAGCCTGCGACACGTCATGCTCACCGAAGCGCTGGAGTACGAGGCGGACGTCAAGGCCGTGGCCGAGGTCATGGGCCACGCGAACCCCACCATGCTCCCGCGCGTCTTCGGCACACGCGGTTCCGCCTGCGCAAAAAGGCGGTCAATGCCGCGCCGGGACAGGGGATCAAGCCGGAATAGACAGTATTTCGGCAGAGGCGGGGGGCGTTGA
- a CDS encoding tyrosine-type recombinase/integrase produces MLPEALPDGGKKPKGNTDPWREVPLRKSLLSLVRQWHDEDTEHGFEYVVTYKGKQVAHIRHAWRWALKRAGITRHIRPYDLRHGFATEAIASGADYGTVAVLMGHKSPMRVLKHYQHVKNNQKKSVMENLPQPSLTGSLI; encoded by the coding sequence ATGTTACCAGAGGCTTTACCAGATGGTGGCAAAAAACCAAAGGGCAATACAGACCCGTGGCGGGAAGTTCCCCTCAGGAAATCATTGTTATCACTTGTCCGACAATGGCATGATGAGGACACGGAACATGGATTCGAGTATGTGGTTACATACAAAGGAAAACAGGTGGCCCATATTCGTCACGCATGGCGTTGGGCCTTAAAGCGCGCTGGTATTACGCGTCATATCCGACCGTATGACTTGCGGCATGGGTTCGCTACAGAAGCCATCGCTTCAGGTGCGGATTATGGCACAGTAGCGGTTCTCATGGGGCACAAAAGTCCCATGAGGGTTCTTAAGCATTATCAGCACGTCAAAAATAACCAAAAGAAGTCGGTCATGGAGAACCTGCCGCAACCGTCTTTGACAGGCAGCCTCATATGA